The following are from one region of the Streptomyces rubrogriseus genome:
- a CDS encoding ABC transporter permease, giving the protein MNLLAFAARRLAGAVVLLVLLSAAVFAATAVLPGDAVSAVAGVDASAAQRAEVRAGLGLDRPAVQRYADWAAGAVRGDLGRGFVGERPVADVLATRLPNSLLLAALTLAVTAPLATLLGLWTGLRGGVADRVVSTSAQILAAVPEFVVAALLVAVLAVWLEVLPRVSVIPLGGTPLDVPDALVLPVLTLSAVGLAVATRLLRASVADTAATPYCEAARLNGVRGVRLAVRHILPNAAGPAVQALTLTTGALVGSAVVVENVFDYPGIGRELQLAVAARDVPMVQGIATALVAVMLAVLVLGDVCARLLGAREGHGR; this is encoded by the coding sequence GTGAACCTGCTCGCCTTCGCGGCCCGTCGCCTCGCGGGGGCCGTCGTCCTGCTCGTCCTGCTGTCGGCCGCGGTCTTCGCGGCCACGGCGGTCCTCCCCGGGGACGCCGTCAGCGCGGTCGCCGGCGTGGACGCCTCCGCGGCGCAACGCGCCGAGGTCCGGGCCGGACTCGGGCTGGACCGGCCCGCCGTCCAGCGGTACGCCGACTGGGCGGCGGGCGCGGTCCGGGGGGATCTGGGCCGGGGCTTCGTGGGGGAGCGGCCGGTCGCCGACGTGCTCGCCACCCGCCTGCCCAACAGCCTGCTCCTCGCCGCACTGACACTCGCGGTCACCGCGCCGCTCGCCACGCTGCTCGGCCTGTGGACGGGGCTGCGCGGCGGCGTCGCCGACCGGGTCGTCTCGACGTCCGCCCAGATCCTGGCCGCCGTACCGGAGTTCGTCGTCGCCGCGCTGCTCGTCGCGGTACTGGCGGTGTGGCTGGAGGTGCTGCCGAGGGTCTCCGTCATCCCCCTGGGAGGCACCCCGCTCGACGTCCCGGACGCGCTGGTGCTGCCCGTACTGACGCTCAGCGCGGTCGGCCTGGCGGTGGCCACCCGGCTGCTGCGGGCCTCCGTCGCGGACACCGCGGCCACGCCGTACTGCGAAGCCGCACGGCTCAACGGCGTGCGCGGCGTGCGACTCGCGGTACGCCACATCCTGCCCAACGCGGCAGGACCGGCCGTGCAGGCGCTCACCCTCACCACGGGGGCCCTGGTCGGCTCCGCGGTGGTGGTGGAGAACGTCTTCGACTACCCGGGCATCGGCCGGGAGCTGCAACTGGCCGTCGCGGCACGGGACGTACCGATGGTGCAGGGCATCGCCACCGCCCTGGTCGCGGTGATGCTCGCGGTGCTGGTCCTGGGCGACGTCTGCGCGCGTCTGCTGGGGGCGCGGGAGGGGCACGGCCGATGA
- a CDS encoding ABC transporter substrate-binding protein, producing the protein MSRQIDRRAFLRRGAAGAAALAVGPGLLAACSTDEPGSAGNPGPGSSPRSGGTLRAAFVGGGASETLDFFNGPSALDLVRARAWHGTLGNLDPSGPDGVRYGVLEGIDIADDLSAYTLRVRPGVRFTDGSRLTSADILHSLSALAARSKLPVYRLAAANFDLARAKADGDLKVVLPTLRPIADGRLILCQGNFLVVKDGTKDFRESMPSCGPFRLTGFTAGQGSAFERYDDHYGHVPHLDGLELRSIADSTARAGALTGGAVDFAHDLSPVTARTLADDAKVELAPTKSPYLVGLSFQLNMSAEPFDDPRVREAFKLAVDREAMVNTVFYGNAEIGNDLPSLGFPDYADGIPQRAHDPERARALLKAAGADGVKVQLTTGPETPGMVEMATLFVEDLKKIGVRASVRELPPGQLYADFPAYSALPVAGSYQMPVPALSTYQMNTAGGSPSAFGWKKPETDALVAEARAERDPERARELGTRAQRTRWDEGNQVVPVFKPNLNARAKGVDGISDDLFEQFPGFSRASLA; encoded by the coding sequence ATGTCCAGACAGATCGATCGCCGTGCCTTCCTCCGTCGCGGCGCGGCGGGCGCCGCGGCCCTCGCGGTGGGACCCGGCCTGCTGGCGGCGTGCTCCACCGACGAGCCCGGCTCCGCCGGAAACCCCGGACCGGGGTCCTCGCCCCGGTCCGGCGGCACGCTCCGCGCCGCCTTCGTCGGCGGCGGCGCCTCCGAGACCCTCGACTTCTTCAACGGCCCCTCCGCCCTGGACCTCGTACGGGCCCGGGCCTGGCACGGCACGCTGGGCAACCTCGATCCCAGCGGCCCCGACGGGGTGCGCTACGGCGTGCTCGAAGGGATCGACATCGCCGACGACCTGTCGGCCTACACGCTGCGCGTGCGGCCCGGCGTCCGCTTCACCGACGGCTCCCGGCTGACCTCCGCCGACATCCTGCACTCGCTCAGCGCGCTCGCGGCCCGGAGCAAACTGCCCGTGTACCGGCTCGCCGCCGCCAACTTCGACCTCGCGCGCGCCAAGGCCGACGGCGACCTGAAGGTCGTACTGCCGACCCTGCGGCCCATAGCCGACGGCCGCCTGATCCTCTGCCAGGGAAACTTCCTCGTCGTCAAGGACGGCACCAAGGACTTCCGCGAGTCCATGCCCAGCTGCGGCCCCTTCCGGCTGACCGGATTCACGGCCGGCCAGGGCTCGGCGTTCGAGCGCTACGACGACCACTACGGTCACGTGCCCCACCTCGACGGCCTGGAGCTGCGGTCCATCGCGGACTCGACGGCCAGGGCGGGGGCGCTCACCGGCGGCGCGGTCGACTTCGCCCACGACCTCTCGCCCGTCACCGCGCGCACCCTCGCGGACGACGCGAAGGTCGAACTGGCGCCCACGAAGAGCCCTTACCTGGTCGGTCTCTCCTTCCAGCTGAACATGAGCGCCGAGCCCTTCGACGATCCGCGCGTCAGGGAGGCGTTCAAACTCGCGGTCGACCGCGAGGCCATGGTGAACACCGTGTTCTACGGCAACGCCGAGATCGGCAACGACCTGCCCTCGCTCGGCTTCCCCGACTACGCCGACGGCATCCCCCAGCGCGCCCACGACCCCGAGCGGGCCCGCGCCCTCCTCAAGGCGGCCGGTGCCGACGGGGTGAAGGTCCAGTTGACCACCGGCCCCGAGACGCCGGGCATGGTGGAGATGGCCACCCTCTTCGTCGAGGACCTGAAGAAGATCGGCGTGCGGGCGTCCGTCCGTGAGCTGCCCCCGGGCCAGCTCTACGCCGACTTCCCCGCGTACTCGGCACTGCCGGTGGCCGGCTCGTACCAGATGCCCGTTCCCGCGCTGTCGACCTACCAGATGAACACGGCGGGCGGATCACCGTCCGCGTTCGGCTGGAAGAAGCCCGAGACCGATGCCCTGGTGGCCGAGGCGCGCGCCGAGCGCGACCCGGAGCGCGCGAGGGAACTGGGCACCCGGGCCCAGCGCACGCGTTGGGACGAGGGCAACCAGGTGGTGCCGGTCTTCAAGCCGAACCTGAACGCCCGGGCCAAGGGGGTCGACGGGATATCCGACGACCTCTTCGAACAGTTCCCCGGCTTCTCCCGGGCGTCGCTGGCGTGA
- a CDS encoding ferredoxin — MTLAGQAFGSGRVGAERDRCVGAGQCVLAAPGVFDQDEEDGLVRVLAERPSAAESDAVRAAVRACPSGALTLR, encoded by the coding sequence ATGACTTTGGCAGGCCAGGCGTTCGGATCCGGGAGAGTCGGCGCCGAGCGGGATCGGTGTGTCGGGGCGGGGCAGTGCGTCCTCGCCGCGCCGGGGGTCTTCGACCAGGACGAGGAGGACGGGCTCGTGCGCGTCCTCGCCGAGAGGCCCTCCGCGGCCGAGTCGGACGCCGTGCGCGCGGCCGTGCGGGCCTGCCCGTCCGGAGCGCTCACTCTTCGGTAG
- a CDS encoding cupredoxin domain-containing protein — protein sequence MPFPFPTGAARLAAAAVCALALTTLVGCSDGGGGGGDGATESATRSSASGGTQVTIKDFKFEPASLTVSPGAKVTVVNKDSTTHTLTASKGGSFDTGDIAPGKSATFTAPSTAGDFPYACSIHPFMKGTLTVE from the coding sequence ATGCCGTTCCCGTTCCCCACCGGTGCCGCCCGGCTCGCCGCGGCCGCCGTCTGCGCGCTCGCCCTGACCACCCTCGTCGGATGTTCCGACGGGGGAGGCGGTGGCGGCGACGGCGCGACCGAGTCGGCCACCCGCTCGTCCGCGAGCGGCGGGACTCAGGTCACCATCAAGGACTTCAAGTTCGAGCCCGCCTCCCTGACCGTCTCTCCCGGGGCGAAGGTCACCGTCGTCAACAAGGACTCGACGACGCACACCCTGACGGCGTCCAAGGGCGGTTCCTTCGACACCGGAGACATCGCCCCGGGCAAGAGTGCCACCTTCACGGCGCCGTCCACGGCGGGCGACTTCCCCTACGCGTGCTCGATCCACCCGTTCATGAAGGGCACGCTCACCGTCGAGTGA
- a CDS encoding COG4315 family predicted lipoprotein: MKRIRTATAMAAALLVAGAAAGCSDDGGSGSAGGTETRNAADAPDTDVVPAATSSSAPAVDVKDGTYGKSLVDEKGRTLYLFEKDSKDKSKCDGDCAKAWPPFTVKATPTAGKGVKKDLLKTIKRDDGSEQVTYNGHPLYRFADDQKPGDTNGQDVDAFGAKWFVVDPDGDKITTKPKTGDGGY; the protein is encoded by the coding sequence ATGAAACGCATCAGGACAGCCACCGCGATGGCCGCGGCCCTGCTGGTCGCCGGCGCGGCGGCAGGGTGTTCGGACGATGGTGGCTCAGGCAGCGCCGGTGGTACGGAGACCCGCAACGCCGCGGACGCGCCGGACACCGACGTCGTCCCGGCGGCGACCTCGTCGAGCGCCCCCGCGGTCGACGTCAAGGACGGCACCTACGGCAAGTCACTCGTCGACGAGAAGGGCCGGACCCTCTACCTCTTCGAGAAGGACTCGAAGGACAAGTCGAAGTGCGACGGCGACTGCGCCAAGGCGTGGCCCCCGTTCACGGTCAAGGCGACCCCGACCGCGGGCAAGGGGGTGAAGAAGGACCTGCTCAAGACCATCAAGCGGGACGACGGCTCCGAGCAGGTGACGTACAACGGGCACCCGCTGTACCGGTTCGCCGACGACCAGAAGCCCGGTGACACCAACGGGCAGGACGTCGACGCCTTCGGCGCCAAGTGGTTCGTCGTCGACCCCGACGGCGACAAGATCACCACCAAGCCCAAGACCGGCGACGGCGGCTACTGA
- a CDS encoding UbiA family prenyltransferase — protein sequence MSLHPSGVLPRSSGRVVALLRACHPEPTVAVTVFVAVLAVGAGRGPAGSVAVALAVLAGQLSIGWCNDAVDARRDSACRRGDKPVGTGELPRAAAAAAAGTALALCVPLSLVCGLAAGTVHLVGVAAGWAYNLWLKRTVLSPLPYAVGFAALPAFVTLGPPLSAWPAWWATTAGALLGVGAHLANVLPDIEDDLAMGVRGLPQRLRRPACRRLAPVVMTAAVGVLVVGPPGATGVMDRVLTGAAVAAAVVGTAVRSGARSRWPFRTAIVVAAIGVAELLLHAPDMS from the coding sequence GTGTCACTCCACCCGTCCGGGGTTCTCCCGCGCTCGTCCGGCAGAGTCGTGGCGCTGCTGCGTGCCTGCCATCCGGAGCCGACGGTCGCCGTCACCGTCTTCGTGGCGGTCCTGGCGGTCGGAGCCGGCCGCGGACCGGCCGGGTCGGTGGCCGTGGCGCTCGCCGTACTGGCCGGCCAGCTCTCGATCGGCTGGTGCAACGACGCCGTCGACGCGCGGCGCGACTCGGCCTGCCGACGCGGTGACAAGCCGGTGGGCACCGGGGAGCTTCCGCGGGCGGCTGCCGCCGCCGCGGCGGGCACGGCCCTGGCCCTGTGCGTACCCCTGTCCCTGGTCTGCGGGCTCGCCGCGGGAACGGTCCACCTGGTGGGGGTTGCCGCCGGCTGGGCGTACAACCTGTGGCTGAAGCGGACGGTGCTCTCGCCGCTGCCGTACGCGGTGGGCTTCGCCGCCCTGCCGGCCTTCGTCACCCTCGGTCCGCCCCTGTCGGCCTGGCCCGCATGGTGGGCCACGACCGCCGGGGCCCTGCTGGGCGTGGGCGCCCACCTGGCGAACGTGCTGCCGGACATCGAGGACGACCTGGCCATGGGGGTGCGCGGGCTGCCGCAACGGCTGCGCCGGCCGGCCTGCCGCCGGCTGGCGCCGGTCGTGATGACGGCCGCCGTGGGAGTGCTCGTCGTGGGACCGCCCGGCGCGACCGGAGTCATGGACCGGGTGCTGACGGGGGCGGCCGTGGCCGCCGCCGTGGTGGGCACGGCCGTGCGGTCGGGAGCCCGCAGCCGGTGGCCGTTCCGCACGGCCATCGTGGTGGCCGCCATCGGGGTGGCGGAACTGCTGCTGCACGCTCCCGACATGAGCTGA
- a CDS encoding type III polyketide synthase: protein MNDMRVPVLVEHAPSPSAPASPARRASPPSAAGPRIAAVRCALPPHRYAQHELTGPIGDLCLFPGADRALLHRVHASAGVGTRHLALPIERYARLGDFGRSNDAWLETGLELGEEALSGALREAGLAPADVDLLVFASITGVAAPSLDARLAGRMGLRPDVKRLPLFGLGCVAGAAGLARVHDHLRGHPDDTAVLLTVELCSLTLQRGDSSRANLVAGALFGDGAAALVARGGNTDGDSSGAVAPAAGPRVVATRSHLYPGTERLLGWEIGAAGFRVVIDAGVPDIVRGHFGRHLRAFLAEHELAVDDIGTWICHPGGPRILSAVSETLGLSEDALDCSRRSLAAVGNMSSVSVLHILEGIRARRAPEPGTWGLLLAMGPGFCSELVLLRW, encoded by the coding sequence ATGAACGACATGCGTGTCCCCGTGCTAGTCGAGCATGCTCCCTCGCCGTCCGCTCCCGCTTCCCCCGCGCGGCGCGCGTCGCCACCGTCCGCGGCGGGCCCCCGCATCGCCGCCGTGCGGTGCGCGCTGCCCCCGCACCGGTACGCCCAGCACGAGCTCACCGGGCCCATCGGCGACCTGTGCCTGTTCCCCGGGGCGGACCGCGCCCTGCTGCACCGTGTGCACGCGTCCGCGGGGGTGGGTACGCGTCACCTCGCGCTGCCGATCGAGCGGTACGCCCGGCTGGGTGACTTCGGGCGCAGCAACGACGCCTGGCTCGAGACGGGTCTCGAACTGGGTGAGGAGGCCCTCTCGGGCGCGCTGCGCGAGGCGGGGCTGGCACCGGCCGACGTCGACCTGCTGGTGTTCGCCTCGATCACGGGCGTGGCCGCGCCGTCACTCGACGCCCGGCTGGCGGGGCGCATGGGGCTGCGGCCCGACGTCAAGCGGCTTCCGCTGTTCGGGCTCGGCTGCGTCGCGGGCGCCGCCGGTCTCGCCCGGGTGCACGACCACCTCCGCGGGCACCCCGACGACACCGCCGTACTGCTCACCGTGGAGCTGTGCTCGCTCACGCTCCAGCGCGGTGACTCCTCGCGTGCCAACCTCGTCGCCGGGGCGCTCTTCGGCGACGGCGCCGCCGCACTCGTCGCCCGCGGCGGCAACACCGACGGCGACAGCAGTGGCGCGGTCGCACCCGCGGCCGGTCCCCGCGTGGTCGCCACGCGCAGTCACCTGTACCCGGGTACCGAGCGGCTCCTCGGGTGGGAGATCGGCGCCGCCGGCTTCCGCGTCGTGATCGACGCCGGTGTCCCGGACATCGTCCGGGGCCACTTCGGACGGCATCTGCGCGCGTTCCTGGCCGAGCACGAGCTGGCCGTCGACGACATCGGAACCTGGATCTGCCACCCCGGGGGCCCGCGGATCCTGTCGGCGGTGAGCGAGACCCTCGGCCTGTCCGAGGACGCCCTGGACTGCTCACGGCGCTCCCTGGCGGCGGTGGGGAACATGTCGTCCGTGTCCGTGCTGCACATCCTGGAGGGCATCCGGGCACGCCGTGCACCGGAGCCCGGCACCTGGGGCCTGCTCCTGGCGATGGGCCCCGGATTCTGCTCCGAACTCGTCCTGCTGCGCTGGTGA
- a CDS encoding isoprenylcysteine carboxyl methyltransferase family protein, giving the protein MPWYALLVLAVAAERVAELVVARRNAAWTLARAGVEHGRGHYPVMVALHTGLLACCLLEPLLADRPFLPALGWPMLALALLAQALRWWCIATLGPYWNTRVIVVPGARPVGAGPYRFLRHPNYLAVVVEVAALPLVHSAWLTAAVFTAANAMLLTVRLRCENTALARMAPA; this is encoded by the coding sequence ATGCCGTGGTACGCGCTTCTCGTCCTCGCCGTCGCCGCCGAGCGCGTGGCCGAACTCGTCGTCGCCCGCCGCAACGCGGCGTGGACGCTCGCCCGCGCCGGAGTGGAGCACGGCCGTGGCCACTACCCCGTGATGGTCGCCCTGCACACCGGCCTGCTCGCGTGCTGTCTGCTCGAACCCCTGCTCGCCGACCGCCCGTTCCTGCCCGCCCTGGGGTGGCCCATGCTGGCCCTCGCGCTCCTGGCGCAGGCCCTGCGCTGGTGGTGCATCGCGACGCTCGGGCCCTACTGGAACACCCGGGTGATCGTCGTTCCGGGAGCGCGTCCGGTCGGCGCCGGACCCTACCGCTTCCTGCGGCACCCCAACTACCTCGCGGTCGTGGTGGAGGTGGCCGCCCTGCCCCTGGTCCACTCGGCGTGGCTGACCGCGGCCGTCTTCACCGCGGCCAACGCGATGCTGCTCACCGTCCGCCTGCGCTGTGAGAACACGGCCCTCGCCCGGATG